The bacterium nucleotide sequence TCCAAGCTGCGACGGGAGCGCAAGGCCCTGGAAGGCAGCTATCAGGCGGAATTTCAAGAGGTGTTCTCGACCGAGCAGGCGTTGCAGGCATTGGACAGACTTTATGAACTCCACAAATATCGCGCCGGAGCAATGAACCGGCAGGATGGCTTTGCCGATCCCCGGATCCGCGAATTCCACCGTTCCTTCGTGGCCGCCCATTTTGCGCAGGGGCTGGTGCGCATATACACGCTCTCGCTTTCCGGCACGGCGCAGGCCATCCTGTATGTATTTGTGCACAACCGGCATGTTTACGGCTATCAATCCGGCATTAATTCGGATTTTTATCACATTTCGCTGGGCAGTGCCGTGATTTTATTCGCTATAGAAAAGGCCATCCTTTCCGATTGGCTTTATTTTGATTTTCTCCGCGGTGAGGAGCAATACAAGCTCAGATTTTCCAACATCAGGCGCCCTATTCTTCATCTGCATCTTTACCGAGACACCTTTTCAGGTCGCATGCGGTATGGGTATGTCGCCATGCGACATCGGCTGGGCCAAATTCTGGAAAAGCGGAAGAAAAAACTGAACTCTGGTCGCCAGCTTGGTGAAGAGCATAAGAATCGAGCTCACGACGTAGAAATGCGTGCAGCAGAATGCGCCTGAAAAAAACAGTCAAACTCTTGCTTGCCCAGGTATTCTATTACTCTGGCATAGCCGGTTTTATCCGCAGGCATAGGCCATGCAAGGGTGTAAAGATCCTGGCTTACCACCGTGTCAATCGTCCACGGATGGATCCCCTGGGCATGGCCATCTCACCACGGGACTTTGCGATCCATATGAGCTATCTGGCGGCTAGCTATAAAGTGATTTCGATGTCCCAGGCTGTAGAATCGCTCGGACAGGATCTTGCTAATACCGTGGTGGTGTCTTTTGATGATGGGTATGCGGATAACTATTTTAACGCCTTCCCGGTGCTGAAACGAAACGCCTTGCCGGCGATTGTCTTTCTGACCGCAGGGCCGATCGACGAACGCGGGCACTTGTGGTATGACCAGGTCGTCCAGGCCTTGATCACGTGCCAAAGCAGCAGCCTGGACCTTTCTGCTTTTGGCCTGGGAAGGTGGACCGTTGCGACCCAACAGCAGAAACTCCGTGCTGCCCGGTTCCTTGTGCACTATGCCAAGAAAAATCTGGATCAATCGCAGCTCCGGATGCTGCTGCAGCTATTGGAGGAGCAAGGCAATGGAGGCAAAGGCATCGCCAGCGAAATGATGACCTGGGACCAAATCAACGAAATGAAGAATAGCGGAATAGAGTTCGGCGCGCATACCCTGACGCATGTTATTCTTTCAGGCGTGGAGCAGGAGGTTCAGGTTGAAGAGATCCAAAAGTCCAGGGAGATCATTGAACGTCACACGGGCAAGCCGGTTGTGTTTTTCGCCTATCCCAACGGAGAAGCGGACGATTTTACCTCAGAAACCATCGACCTACTCAAGTCGGCTGGTTTCCAGGCGGCATGTACCCTGATTCCTGGCTGGAATACGGGGGGCGATCCTTTCGTACTGAAACGGATCGGTGTGGATGAGGACTTTACGGGCTATGGCTCGTTCGGCACGAAAGCGATTTTTGCCTGCGAGCTGGCCGGCCTTTTTGATTTTTTCCTGCTGAGACGCCGATCTCCCGAACGAGAGCACGGAAATGAGCATATTCCAGCGGGTAGAAACAGCGAAAAGGCCGGTTAGATGAAGCGAATAACCGTGTTATTTATCATCGATGTCCTTTTTGGGGAAGGAGGGACGGAGGTTCATTTATTCAATCTGGTGACCGGACTGGATCCAAAACGTTTCCGCCCCATCATAGTCCCTTTGTTTCCTGAAGAGAGTCCTATGATCGACAGGATGCGTGCAGAGGGCCTACTCGTCTTTCCCCTGCCAGTGCATCGTCTGCACTCTTTTGCCACTTTGGGGAAACTCCGGCAACTTGTAGCGCTGATCAAGACACACAAGGTGGATATTGTCCAGACCTATCATTTCATGTCCGATGTGCTGGGCAGTCTGGCGGCCAAGCTGGCTGGCGTGCCCTGGGCCCTTTCGAGCCGGCGTGACAAGGGATTCAATGAGCGCGGGGTCCACCGGCTTGTGCGGCGTTTGATTACGCCACTGGTCGACCTGGATATCTGTGTCTCGGAGGATCTACGCAGGCAGCTGCTGGCCGTAGAGAAGAGAGGGGAGGCCCGGGTCATCACCCTCTATAACGGCACCACAGCTGCACCCCGACTTTCAGCCGCGGCGCGCCAGGCCAAGCTCGCCGAGCTGGGCCTAGATGGCACCCGACCAGTTGTTGGCAGCGTGATGAACTTCAGACCGATCAAGGGGGCGCAATATCTGGTGGAGGCGGCCGTCCAGGTTTTACGCCAATTTCCGGAGGTGCAGTTTGTGATCGTGGGAGGACTTGCCGTTCGGTTGGAGGCGGTTTCGGCTTATCAAAATAAAATTATTGAGATTATAAAGCGTCATCATATGAATGGTTCACTCAAGTTTGTCGGCAACCGTGAAGATGCGCGCGAAATCATGGAGCTTTTTGACGTCTTTGTCCTCCCCTCCCTTAGTGAGGGGTTCTCCAACGCATTAATCGAGGCGATGCGGGCAGGCAAGGGAATCATTGCCACGGCCGTCGGCGGCAATCCCGAGGCCATCGATCATGGAGTGAATGGCGTGCTGGTGCCACCGGGTGATGAAAACGCGATCGCCCGATCCCTTCTGGAGTTATTGGCACATCCTGGAACCGCGAAGCACCTCGGCGAGTGTGCCCGGGCGAAGGCTGAACGCTGTTTTACAGTGGAGCGGATGGTGCGGGATTTTGCCAGCCTGTATGAGCGCCTTTACCAAGGGGATCTGAGTACCCAATGAATCAGGGCGCAGCCGGATACCTTGGCGGCTGCTATTAAGGAGGCAGGAGCGGAGTGAGCCTGCCGGCACATCTTTCATGGAGGATCAGTGATGTCGAAAAGTGTACTCTTGCTTCTGATTATCTCGCTGTTGGGGAACCTCTTCGGGTTGCTGGTGCTCTTTAAAGCCTATGACTATCGTAAAAAGATGATTTTGGCCTGGGCGCAGTCTGATGAAT carries:
- a CDS encoding GNAT family N-acetyltransferase, which codes for MVSLIPEKQFAQMTEIWNELLQSSSADSFFLRHEWMYSWWQSFGDDGELFLFSVTDAEGNLVAIAPLCIILRRTPLQKRRILSFIGSGPTCPDYLGFIIRKGHTLPALAEIISYIMRNRDRWDEIAWESLSIENPDNEILFAECRHSGLLIHSVEAQAYAIRLPESFDDYFASLSKSRRSKLRRERKALEGSYQAEFQEVFSTEQALQALDRLYELHKYRAGAMNRQDGFADPRIREFHRSFVAAHFAQGLVRIYTLSLSGTAQAILYVFVHNRHVYGYQSGINSDFYHISLGSAVILFAIEKAILSDWLYFDFLRGEEQYKLRFSNIRRPILHLHLYRDTFSGRMRYGYVAMRHRLGQILEKRKKKLNSGRQLGEEHKNRAHDVEMRAAECA
- a CDS encoding polysaccharide deacetylase family protein, which encodes MRLKKTVKLLLAQVFYYSGIAGFIRRHRPCKGVKILAYHRVNRPRMDPLGMAISPRDFAIHMSYLAASYKVISMSQAVESLGQDLANTVVVSFDDGYADNYFNAFPVLKRNALPAIVFLTAGPIDERGHLWYDQVVQALITCQSSSLDLSAFGLGRWTVATQQQKLRAARFLVHYAKKNLDQSQLRMLLQLLEEQGNGGKGIASEMMTWDQINEMKNSGIEFGAHTLTHVILSGVEQEVQVEEIQKSREIIERHTGKPVVFFAYPNGEADDFTSETIDLLKSAGFQAACTLIPGWNTGGDPFVLKRIGVDEDFTGYGSFGTKAIFACELAGLFDFFLLRRRSPEREHGNEHIPAGRNSEKAG
- a CDS encoding glycosyltransferase — its product is MKRITVLFIIDVLFGEGGTEVHLFNLVTGLDPKRFRPIIVPLFPEESPMIDRMRAEGLLVFPLPVHRLHSFATLGKLRQLVALIKTHKVDIVQTYHFMSDVLGSLAAKLAGVPWALSSRRDKGFNERGVHRLVRRLITPLVDLDICVSEDLRRQLLAVEKRGEARVITLYNGTTAAPRLSAAARQAKLAELGLDGTRPVVGSVMNFRPIKGAQYLVEAAVQVLRQFPEVQFVIVGGLAVRLEAVSAYQNKIIEIIKRHHMNGSLKFVGNREDAREIMELFDVFVLPSLSEGFSNALIEAMRAGKGIIATAVGGNPEAIDHGVNGVLVPPGDENAIARSLLELLAHPGTAKHLGECARAKAERCFTVERMVRDFASLYERLYQGDLSTQ